DNA sequence from the Daphnia pulex isolate KAP4 chromosome 8, ASM2113471v1 genome:
TAGAATTCTGTTTTTGTCTCGTAGCAGACgaaataattgattaattgGAAAAACATGTTGCAGCTGGACAATACGATTGGGCTTACGTTTTGTTGACGATTATTGTTGATTTGTCGCATCTCGTAAAATCTATATCTCTCCTCATGTCGTCGATGAATAAATTGTCGGCCACTATTAGAACATTTCACTCCTCAGCAGCaagatttaagaaaaacgTAGAGTTCACTGCGGTAAGATATCCTTATTTAAAGCGAGGAAACTATTCCTTTTTATCCGACAGGCATTTGGGATTTTTCCAAAGTATACTGAGTCCTCATCAAGTACTAACTGATGAATTCAATGACCTATCAGGCTACAATGTGGATTGGATGCATTCAGTAAGAGGTTTGACATTAATCATCTGTTGTCTCAGGACTGTTATTGTAACTCATGTATTTTTCTATAATTTAGGCTCCAGTCGACTGGTCTTACGGCCAAAAACCACTGAAGAAGTTGGGGCTATTCTGCAGTATTGTAATGCTCAAAACATTGCTGTGTGTCCACAAGGTGGAAACACAGGTCTTGTGGGTGGGTCTGTGCCAGTATTCGATGAAGTCATCATGTCCTTGGGGCTGATGGATGCAGTTATTTCTGTGGATGAATTATCAGGTGCATTCAACTttcacacaaatttacctTATAAATGttctaaatttttctgaattcttaaggaattgcaattgtacaGGCTGGTTGTGTTTTAGAAAAGCTTGAAACAATATTGCACCTTAATAATTTGACTTTGCCTCTTGATTTGGGAGCCAAAGGTAGCTGCCAGATTGGAGGAAATGTGGCAACTAATGGTCTGattattttataattcatTTCTAAATTGCAATCAAGtaaaatgtaaattgtaaattaataACTAATGTATCCAAGCTGGGGGAATCCGTCTCCTTCGATACGGAAATTTGCACGGATCGGTATTGGGATTGACTGCTGTTCTTGCAAACGGCCAAATTATGGACTGTCTTAGTACGAATAAAAAGGATAACACGGGCTATGatttaaaacaacttttcaTTGGATCTGAAGGGACTTTAGGAGTCGTTACTCAAGTCGCACTGCATTGCCCATCAAAGCCGACCTCAGTGCAAGTAGGATTCTTTGGTAACCATCTACAAATattgttacatttttattgcacaattattcatttttcctcctcctaaAACACTACGTAAATCATAGGTATCAATTCCTTTGACAACGTTCTTGAAACATTACGTCTTTCCAAACAAAACCTGGGAGAAATTCTCTCATCATGTGAGCTAATAGATGCGTCTTCTTTGGAATGCGTCACATCACAGCTGAAACTAAAGTCTCCAGtaaatcattttcctttttatattctACTAGAAACGTCTGGTAACTAATGGAAATTCCTCTCTCATTTATACCACGGCGTTAACAAAATCTGTTTTCTCTGTCGAGGTTCGAATGCTGATCATGACGCCGAAAAGTTGAATTCATTACTGGAAATGCTTCTTAAAAATGGAACGATCGTGGATGGTACAATTGCTGTTGATTCGACTCAAGCAACAGTACAAGCCTTTctcttaaatttattttggataaaaaattgtcattatTGGACAATCAGACAGTTATTATATTGAAAGCCAACTCTCCGTTCTTACAGAATTTGTGGGCATTGCGTGAGAGAATTGCTGAAGCTTTAGCATCTGAAGGCTACGTTTACAAATACGACGTGTCTGTGCCCATTCGACAATTCTACCAACTTGTTGATGTCATGCGAGCTCGATTAGAAAATCTACCCATCCGGTGTTGTGGTTACGGACATTTAGGTAATAATGTTTGCGATGAAGAACGTTTTATTTGAAAGTTGGAGTTACTATTTATCATcccttatttgatttcttattcacTAGGCGACGGCAATCTTCATCTTAACATTACCAGCCAGGAGTACAGCTCAGAACTCCTCAACAAGATTGAGCCTTTTGTTTACGATTGGGTTTCTCGGCAACGCGGAAGCGTGAGCGCAGAACACGGACTaggtttaaaaaagagagactaTATCGAGTATACTAAGTCGCCAACAACCGTTCATTGGATGCGCCGTATGAAGAAGCTCTTTGACcccaataacattttaaatccTTACAAAATCTTCCCAGGAACGTTAAACGAGTAAATTTTGATGAGCTCAGCTACAGTTTAAGTAAAAGCGCAATACACAAAATGCGTAGCTATTACAATAACATGTTCTAAACAGGATCTAGCCCGttt
Encoded proteins:
- the LOC124199921 gene encoding D-2-hydroxyglutarate dehydrogenase, mitochondrial-like — translated: MSSMNKLSATIRTFHSSAARFKKNVEFTAVRYPYLKRGNYSFLSDRHLGFFQSILSPHQVLTDEFNDLSGYNVDWMHSVRGSSRLVLRPKTTEEVGAILQYCNAQNIAVCPQGGNTGLVGGSVPVFDEVIMSLGLMDAVISVDELSGIAIVQAGCVLEKLETILHLNNLTLPLDLGAKGSCQIGGNVATNAGGIRLLRYGNLHGSVLGLTAVLANGQIMDCLSTNKKDNTGYDLKQLFIGSEGTLGVVTQVALHCPSKPTSVQVGFFGINSFDNVLETLRLSKQNLGEILSSCELIDASSLECVTSQLKLKSPVNHFPFYILLETSGSNADHDAEKLNSLLEMLLKNGTIVDGTIAVDSTQATNLWALRERIAEALASEGYVYKYDVSVPIRQFYQLVDVMRARLENLPIRCCGYGHLGDGNLHLNITSQEYSSELLNKIEPFVYDWVSRQRGSVSAEHGLGLKKRDYIEYTKSPTTVHWMRRMKKLFDPNNILNPYKIFPGTLNE